GATTTTCCCTTCCAGATAAGATATAATATGCTTGTAGCTGAGGGACTGGAGTGGTTTTAGTTGAGGATCGTACCCCATAGATAACAGGCATTCAGTTTCTTCGACCAATCCTCTACTCACCATATCTTGACAACGTTTTTCAATACGTTTGTAAAGCTTCTCTCTCTGTATATTTAGACCGAGGAATAGATAATTGTATCGTTTGTTTTTAAAACCGTGCGCTTTTTGAAACGTCTTTATGGATATACCCGTCGATAGAATCACTTCCAGTGCCCTTATAATGCGCACCCAGTCGTGGGGGTGGATGTGTTTGGCTGCTTCAGGGTCTTCCTTTTTGAGAAGTTCGAAGAGGGAATGCGTTCCTTCCTTTTCCATAAGTTCTTTCAGATGTTGCCGCAACGTTGGGTTTTGACCAGCTCCCCAAAATATACCCTTGATAAGGGCTCGAATGTAGAGGCCTGTTCCGCCAACGACGAATATATTCTTTTTTTCGTTCCACAGTTTTTCGATAGTTTTATCCGCCTCTTTGACGAAGCGTGCCACATTGAAATCATCACGGGGATCAGCAACATCTATTAAGTGATGGGGTACAATGGCGCGTTCTTCCGGAAGAGGTTTTGCTGTGCCTATATCGAGATAGCGATAAACTTGCATAGCATCTGCGCTGATTATTTCCCCTCCAATCTTTTTGGCAATAGATATGGCCAGTTCTGTCTTTCCAACGGCGGTTGGACCCGCAATGATAATGAGACGGGGAGATGATTTCTCTGCCATATTGAGTGCTTAACGGCGTAGGAAGGATGCTTCAATATTCCGTAAAGATAGATGAATTAAAGTGGGTCGACCGTGGGGACAGGTTAAAGGAGTTCTCGCATGGGAGAGTTCTTCCCACAAATTGCAGGCCTCTTCGGGAGACATGGGTTCTCCCGCTTTAATTGCACCTCTGCAGGCAAGGATACGGGTGATATCTAGTTTGATTTTTTCCAACCTGTTCTCAGTCTCTAGACCGTTTTCACATTCAGCAAGTATATCAAATATTGCATGCTCGATGTTTAAATTTGGTGTTTCTGATGGAACACTCCTTACGATCAGGGTATTTTCTCCGAAAATTTCCACGCTTAACCCTATTTTTTCAAACGTGGGTAAAATTCGTGTTATCTTTTCCATGCAGTGGGGAGGAAGGGTGATTGTCTCCGGGATGAGCAAGTGCTGAACCATGCCTGGAGATGAGGTAAGTTTTTTGTTGAGTTTGTCGAAGATGATCCGTTCATGGGCGGCATGTTGGTCAACTAAAATGATTCCCCGGTGGGTTGTGAAGACGAGATACGTGTTCTGGAGACTGCCGAGGTACTGTACATCAGAGGAAAAAAGCGTAAATACATCCATATCGGTTGGGGTATCAGGGTTGGGTAGCAACTCCAGTGACTGAAAGGAGAGAAAGTTCTCAGTGTTCAAGTAGGAGGTCTTTGGTTCGCATACGCTATCAACGTCTATTTTGGAGTGGGTAGTGTATTTCTCTTTTTGAAGTGGATAAACGTTACCTTTAAGTGAAAAAGTGCTACTAGAGAGGGCTTGAGATACGAGTTCCAGGATCAAGGAGTAGACTGTAGAGGGGTCACGGAAACGAACTTCTGCCTTTGCAGGATGAACATTGACATCAACTTCTTGAGGAGAGATGTTGACATGCAGGATGGCGACGGGATAACGCCCTGTGGTGAGGTATCCCCTGTAGGAGTTCATAAGGGCTTGGAGTAAAATATTATCTCTAACAGGCCGGCGGTTTACGAAGAAGTGGATAAACCGTGTGGAGTTTCGAGAGAGAGATGGATGGCCAATGAAACCTTTGAGATGGATTCCTTTTTTTTCGCCTTGTATTTCTAAGAGTTTCTTTGATATTTCTGGTCCTAAAACGAAGAACACTCTGTCCGCTAAGTTATAAGCGGTAGGTATGGTGAGGATGGTTTTGCCCTTACCCTTTACCTCAATACGTACATTCGGTACTGCTAGTGCTATTTTCGTGATCCTATCGAGACAGTAGCTCTGCTCTGTTGCCGCGGATTTCTGGAACTTCCTACGGGCAGGGACATTCTCGAAGATTTTGTCCACGGAGATTCGTGTTCCAAAAGGAGCATCCACGTCCCACACATCTATTATTTTTCCATTTTCTACCATAACACGGACCCCAAGGGGCATGTTTCTTGGTCTGGTTGTCATCTCCACACGGGCTATGGCTGCAATACTCGGTAAAGCTTCGCCTCTGAAGCCGTACGTATTTATGTTGAAAAGATCA
The genomic region above belongs to Syntrophales bacterium and contains:
- the mutL gene encoding DNA mismatch repair endonuclease MutL, whose amino-acid sequence is MTRIKILPHDLTLKIAAGEVIEKPASIVKELLENSLDAGATNISITLENGGLESISVIDNGEGMTRQEAILAFERFATSKISRVDDLFNINTYGFRGEALPSIAAIARVEMTTRPRNMPLGVRVMVENGKIIDVWDVDAPFGTRISVDKIFENVPARRKFQKSAATEQSYCLDRITKIALAVPNVRIEVKGKGKTILTIPTAYNLADRVFFVLGPEISKKLLEIQGEKKGIHLKGFIGHPSLSRNSTRFIHFFVNRRPVRDNILLQALMNSYRGYLTTGRYPVAILHVNISPQEVDVNVHPAKAEVRFRDPSTVYSLILELVSQALSSSTFSLKGNVYPLQKEKYTTHSKIDVDSVCEPKTSYLNTENFLSFQSLELLPNPDTPTDMDVFTLFSSDVQYLGSLQNTYLVFTTHRGIILVDQHAAHERIIFDKLNKKLTSSPGMVQHLLIPETITLPPHCMEKITRILPTFEKIGLSVEIFGENTLIVRSVPSETPNLNIEHAIFDILAECENGLETENRLEKIKLDITRILACRGAIKAGEPMSPEEACNLWEELSHARTPLTCPHGRPTLIHLSLRNIEASFLRR
- the miaA gene encoding tRNA (adenosine(37)-N6)-dimethylallyltransferase MiaA → MAEKSSPRLIIIAGPTAVGKTELAISIAKKIGGEIISADAMQVYRYLDIGTAKPLPEERAIVPHHLIDVADPRDDFNVARFVKEADKTIEKLWNEKKNIFVVGGTGLYIRALIKGIFWGAGQNPTLRQHLKELMEKEGTHSLFELLKKEDPEAAKHIHPHDWVRIIRALEVILSTGISIKTFQKAHGFKNKRYNYLFLGLNIQREKLYKRIEKRCQDMVSRGLVEETECLLSMGYDPQLKPLQSLSYKHIISYLEGKISLDEAIHLMSRDTRHLAKRQWTWFNKESDIQWYHVEDTEKIMGKILDFIDREL